The DNA sequence CGCGCATATCGCGCCGCCGGATCCGGACGGCAAGGTGCTGCGCGCCATGAACAACCCCATCCACCCGACGGGTGGAATCACCATCCTGCACGGCTCACTGGCGCCGGAGGGAGCCGTGGTGAAGTCGGCCGGCTTCGAGTCGGACGTGTTCGAAGGCACCGCAAGGGTTTTCGAACGGGAGCGGGCGGCCCTCGATGCCCTCGAGGATGGCACTATCACCCACGGCGATGTCGTCGTCATCCGCTACGAGGGCCCCAAGGGCGGCCCCGGTATGCGCGAGATGCTGGCCATCACCGGCGCCATCAAGGGCGCCGGCCTGGGCAAGGACGTGCTGCTGATGACCGATGGTCGTTTCTCCGGCGGTACCACCGGCCTGTGTGTCGGGCACATCGCGCCGGAGGCCGTCGATGGTGGGCCGATCGCGTTCGTCAAAGATGGTGACCGCATTCGGCTCGATGTCTCCAACGGCAAGCTGGACCTGCTTGTCGACGAGGCTGAAATCGAGAAGCGCCGTGAGGGATTCGAGCCGCTGCCGCCGCGGTACAAGACCGGCGTACTGGCCAAATACACCAAGCTGGTGCAGTCGGCCGCCGTCGGCGCCGTCTGCGGCTAGACCTTCCGGCCTCTCTTGAGCGCGGGGTGGCTCCGCGCAACCATGCGCGTGAGCAATCCGCGTGGAAGCAGATGGTTGGCGGCCACACCGATCCGGTTGGCCAGGCCGGGCACGATCACCGTCTTGCCCGCTGCCAATCCGTCGACCGCGGTCCTGGCGACGGTCGCGGCGTCCACCCACATGACCTTGGGCATCGCGGCTTCGGCGTCCTCGTCCGAGATCCCCACCGCCGCGCCGAATCCTGTCTTCACCGGCCCCGGGCACAGCGTGGCGGCGCTGACGCCGGTGCCGCGCAGCTCCTCGTTCAGCGCGTGGGTGTACGACACCACGAATGCCTTCGCGGCCCCATAGGCGGCCTGCCCGGGCAGCGGGCCGAAGCCGCCGACCGAGCCGAGGTTGAGCACCACACCCCTGCCGCGGGCCACCATCTGCGGCACGAAACGTGAACAGAGGTCCACCACCGCGCTGACGTCCACGGTCACGAGATTGAGCTCGGCGGCGGGGTCGGATTCGGCGACGGGCCCGGCCGTGCTCAGCCCGGCGTTGTTCACCAGCACATCAACCACCAGTCCCAGCTCTGCCACCCGGTGCGGCAATTGGGCACGTTCGTGATCGTGGGACAGATCGACGGGCAGCACCCGCGCGGACGGTCCCAGGGTCTCGGCCAGCGCGTGCAGCCGATCACCGCGCCGCGCCACCAACACCACAGGGTAGCCGCGTCGGGAGAATTCGCGCGCCAGCTCTTCGCCGATACCCGATGAGGCTCCAGTGATCAGGACGGCGGCGTCGGTACGCGGTGAAGGAAGCACCCGCTGAGCCTATGACGCCGACACCCCACGGCAGACGGAAATCTTCTCGGCTAAGGGAGGCGTGCGGGATCGCGATAACGCTGCGCGTTCCGTGCGATTTCCCCGGGCTCCGGAAGCGGCTCCTGACTATCGAGGTAGACGCCACCCGCGCGCAGGTTGTCTTCGACGATGAGCCAGATCCGCCGGACCAGACTCTCGATCAACCGCTCTTGGGAGATCTCCCCGGGCTGGTCAAGCCAGTAACTCACCGAGGTCTCAGCCATTCCGACGATGCCCATCGCCAGCAGCTCGGTATCGGTATCGATCCCAAACGCCTCCAGGTAGACAGCGAACACCCGCGAAAGATGCTGTCCCGTCGACATTTTGATATCAGCGATGGCGTCGGGCGTGTCCGATCCCTCCGAGAGCGAGCAGCGCGCCAGGTACCGATACAGGTTGCGGTGCCCGACCAGAAAACGCACATACGCACCGATGCCCGCGTCGATGATCTGTGCCATCGAACCGAGCGGCTGCCATACAGGCTCAAGCTCGGCGATGATCATGTCACTGGCTCGCTGAGCGACGGCACGCTGCAAGTCCGCCGCGTCGCTGAAATGCCGGTAGAGCTTTGTTCGGGTGACCCCGACGTA is a window from the Mycobacteroides salmoniphilum genome containing:
- a CDS encoding SDR family NAD(P)-dependent oxidoreductase, whose product is MLPSPRTDAAVLITGASSGIGEELAREFSRRGYPVVLVARRGDRLHALAETLGPSARVLPVDLSHDHERAQLPHRVAELGLVVDVLVNNAGLSTAGPVAESDPAAELNLVTVDVSAVVDLCSRFVPQMVARGRGVVLNLGSVGGFGPLPGQAAYGAAKAFVVSYTHALNEELRGTGVSAATLCPGPVKTGFGAAVGISDEDAEAAMPKVMWVDAATVARTAVDGLAAGKTVIVPGLANRIGVAANHLLPRGLLTRMVARSHPALKRGRKV
- a CDS encoding TetR/AcrR family transcriptional regulator, producing the protein MSLVQPDGPELPAGRWNGQRERRRAEFVEAALAAIAEHGPQTSTEQIAVYVGVTRTKLYRHFSDAADLQRAVAQRASDMIIAELEPVWQPLGSMAQIIDAGIGAYVRFLVGHRNLYRYLARCSLSEGSDTPDAIADIKMSTGQHLSRVFAVYLEAFGIDTDTELLAMGIVGMAETSVSYWLDQPGEISQERLIESLVRRIWLIVEDNLRAGGVYLDSQEPLPEPGEIARNAQRYRDPARLP